In Halorubellus sp. JP-L1, one DNA window encodes the following:
- a CDS encoding DUF6663 family protein: MQESTETFRVYESAHRDGGVTFASVPADPTSDDPGAYELTAVALDGHAAAGVDALEPGNVVSASLSWQTEPPTVTALEVVRETRFWFAREVTGLFEAATETWATAKRRGEGVNSRVTRNTDGEENGALYAFAEQPGGRDLFAEFRSGERPLDPLLARVDAGDRDGGPRDVFVLDPVDERCVVVYVALNRDGMLASTVRDTYDVE, translated from the coding sequence GTGCAGGAGTCAACGGAGACGTTCCGCGTGTACGAGAGCGCGCATCGTGATGGAGGGGTGACGTTCGCGTCGGTGCCGGCTGACCCGACGAGCGACGATCCTGGCGCCTACGAGCTGACGGCGGTCGCGCTCGACGGGCACGCGGCGGCGGGCGTGGACGCGCTCGAGCCGGGGAACGTGGTGTCGGCGTCGCTGTCGTGGCAGACGGAGCCGCCGACGGTCACGGCCCTCGAGGTCGTTCGGGAGACGCGGTTCTGGTTCGCGCGCGAGGTCACGGGGTTGTTCGAGGCGGCGACGGAGACGTGGGCGACGGCGAAGCGCCGTGGCGAGGGCGTGAACTCGCGGGTGACGCGGAACACGGACGGCGAGGAGAACGGCGCGCTGTACGCGTTCGCGGAGCAACCGGGCGGGCGCGACCTGTTCGCGGAGTTCCGGTCGGGCGAACGCCCACTGGATCCGTTGCTCGCACGCGTCGACGCGGGCGACCGCGACGGCGGACCGCGGGACGTGTTCGTGCTCGACCCGGTCGACGAGCGCTGCGTGGTCGTGTACGTCGCGTTGAACCGCGACGGCATGCTGGCGTCGACGGTCCGGGACACGTACGACGTCGAGTGA
- the udk gene encoding uridine kinase, producing the protein MTIPSFVIGIAGGTGAGKTTVAREVADSVGEAVTRIPIDNYYHDLSHLEMAEREDVNYDHPDAFEWNLLLEQLDALLMGQAIEMPQYDFTIHNRKDETVHVTPSDVIVVEGIFALYDDRVTDRLDLNVYVETDADVRILRRIRRDVIERDRDLEGVIEQYLGTVKPMHEQFVAPTKSQADIIIPEGANQTAVNLLTEKVEVERSGVARDLASEWGRNPVDVADTDTDRTTVTPPSDDDDE; encoded by the coding sequence ATGACCATCCCCTCGTTCGTCATCGGCATCGCGGGTGGGACGGGCGCGGGCAAGACCACCGTCGCACGCGAAGTCGCCGACTCGGTGGGCGAAGCCGTCACCCGCATCCCCATCGACAACTACTACCACGACCTCTCGCACCTCGAGATGGCCGAACGCGAGGACGTCAACTACGACCACCCGGACGCGTTCGAGTGGAACCTCCTTCTGGAACAGCTCGACGCCCTCCTCATGGGCCAGGCCATCGAGATGCCCCAGTACGACTTCACGATCCACAACCGCAAGGACGAGACCGTCCACGTCACGCCGTCGGACGTCATCGTCGTCGAAGGCATCTTCGCGCTCTACGACGACCGCGTGACCGACCGCCTCGACCTCAACGTGTACGTCGAGACGGACGCGGACGTCCGCATCCTCAGACGCATCCGCCGGGACGTCATCGAACGCGACCGCGACCTCGAAGGCGTCATCGAGCAGTACCTCGGCACCGTCAAACCGATGCACGAACAGTTCGTCGCACCGACGAAGTCCCAGGCCGACATCATCATCCCCGAAGGCGCGAACCAGACCGCAGTGAACCTCCTCACGGAGAAAGTCGAGGTCGAACGCAGCGGCGTCGCACGCGACCTCGCCAGCGAGTGGGGGCGAAACCCGGTCGACGTCGCCGACACCGACACCGACCGGACGACCGTCACGCCCCCCAGCGACGACGACGACGAGTGA
- a CDS encoding pyridoxamine 5'-phosphate oxidase family protein: MASDLPDAAVAHLTDRPRIAHLATSHDDTPHCAPIWFTYHDDHVEATITGRKLRDVQANPRVALSLQEDDDGHAKWGLTIHGTAHVVNDPGHADQIHDRINDRYDASPDAWDDNVPIRISIADHQYWEY, from the coding sequence ATGGCATCGGACCTCCCAGACGCCGCCGTCGCCCACCTCACCGACCGCCCGCGCATCGCGCACCTCGCCACCAGCCACGACGACACCCCCCACTGCGCGCCCATCTGGTTCACCTACCACGACGACCACGTCGAAGCCACCATCACCGGCCGGAAACTCCGCGACGTCCAGGCCAACCCCCGCGTCGCGCTCTCCCTCCAGGAAGACGACGACGGCCACGCCAAGTGGGGCCTCACCATCCACGGTACCGCCCACGTTGTCAACGACCCCGGCCACGCCGACCAGATCCACGACCGCATCAACGACCGCTACGACGCCTCACCCGACGCCTGGGACGACAACGTCCCCATCCGAATCAGCATCGCCGACCACCAGTACTGGGAGTACTGA
- a CDS encoding class I SAM-dependent methyltransferase family protein gives MDVPCVRADRAAGEETRRALAAADALAADREIVVEDDVIYIPVDDADAVPSSFEVVRREVPERETQSTPADVLGFEPSYERLGDVVIVDEDDDERARELAAGIVESDLPVETVLNRASKVQGELRVREWDVLVGESTETTHREYGCEYRLDLAEVYFSPRLATERHRVSSQVEAGECVFDMFAGVGPFVIPAAKRGATAVGVDLNPIAVRYMRENADRNGVADAVTAVEGDVRDVVAGEYADWADRIVMNLPHSADESLDAAVAAAGEECVIHFYDIQHEDDPFGPGERAIRDAAGDAYDVVVENRHEVRSYAPHEVNVCLDVRLVSG, from the coding sequence ATGGACGTGCCGTGCGTGCGCGCTGATCGGGCGGCGGGCGAGGAGACGCGGCGAGCGCTCGCTGCGGCGGACGCACTCGCGGCGGATCGCGAGATCGTCGTGGAGGACGATGTCATCTACATTCCCGTCGACGACGCGGACGCGGTTCCGTCGTCGTTCGAGGTGGTGCGTCGGGAGGTGCCCGAGCGGGAGACGCAGTCGACGCCGGCGGACGTGCTCGGGTTCGAGCCGAGTTACGAGCGCCTCGGTGACGTCGTGATAGTGGACGAGGACGACGACGAGCGTGCCAGGGAGCTCGCTGCGGGGATCGTCGAGTCGGACCTGCCGGTGGAGACCGTCCTGAATCGTGCGTCGAAGGTCCAGGGCGAGCTGCGCGTGCGCGAGTGGGACGTGCTCGTGGGCGAGTCGACGGAGACGACGCACCGCGAGTACGGCTGCGAGTACCGACTGGACCTCGCCGAGGTGTACTTCTCGCCGCGGCTCGCGACCGAGCGCCATCGCGTCTCGAGCCAGGTCGAGGCGGGCGAGTGCGTGTTCGACATGTTCGCGGGCGTGGGCCCGTTCGTGATCCCGGCGGCGAAGCGGGGCGCGACGGCGGTCGGCGTGGACCTGAATCCGATCGCGGTCCGGTACATGCGCGAGAACGCCGACCGCAACGGGGTCGCGGACGCGGTGACGGCAGTCGAGGGGGACGTCCGCGACGTAGTCGCGGGCGAGTACGCGGACTGGGCGGATCGGATCGTGATGAATCTCCCGCATAGCGCGGACGAGTCCCTCGACGCCGCAGTCGCCGCGGCGGGCGAGGAGTGCGTGATTCACTTCTACGACATCCAGCACGAGGACGACCCGTTCGGGCCCGGCGAGCGCGCGATCCGCGACGCGGCCGGGGACGCGTACGACGTCGTGGTGGAGAACCGCCACGAGGTGCGGTCGTACGCGCCTCACGAGGTCAACGTCTGCCTCGACGTTCGCCTCGTCTCCGGGTGA
- the dph5 gene encoding diphthine synthase — translation MLTFIGLGLYDERSITVEGRTALRDADRAYVEFYTSRLLGATVDDLERHHDVEIEVLERADVEQHPERVLDAAERDSVAFCTAGDTMIATTHTDLRLRAHDRGIDTRVVHGVTAETAAASLTGLQNYRFGKATTLPFEYAHAGSDVPDSVLDTITDNRARGLHTLVFLDIKVGDDTAGADERDGDEYMTADHAASRLAAHHPDTVAVVVARAGSPTPLVQADTLQNLADRDFGDPLHLLVIPGDCHLLEADALEALADAPRDQLDVA, via the coding sequence ATGCTCACGTTCATCGGACTCGGCCTCTACGACGAACGCTCGATCACCGTCGAGGGCCGAACGGCCCTCCGGGACGCCGACCGCGCGTACGTCGAATTCTACACGAGCAGACTCCTCGGCGCGACCGTCGACGACCTCGAACGTCACCACGACGTCGAGATCGAAGTGCTCGAACGCGCCGACGTCGAACAACACCCCGAACGCGTCCTCGACGCCGCCGAACGCGACTCCGTCGCGTTCTGCACCGCCGGCGACACCATGATCGCCACCACGCACACCGACCTCCGACTGCGCGCACACGACCGCGGCATCGACACCCGCGTCGTCCACGGCGTCACCGCCGAAACCGCCGCCGCCTCCCTCACCGGCCTCCAGAACTACCGGTTCGGGAAAGCCACCACGCTCCCCTTCGAGTACGCGCACGCCGGCAGCGACGTCCCCGACAGCGTCCTCGACACCATCACGGACAACCGCGCGCGCGGCCTCCACACCCTCGTCTTCCTCGACATCAAGGTCGGCGACGACACCGCCGGCGCCGACGAACGCGACGGCGACGAGTACATGACCGCCGACCACGCCGCCAGCCGACTCGCCGCCCACCACCCCGACACCGTCGCGGTCGTCGTCGCCCGCGCCGGCAGCCCCACCCCACTCGTCCAAGCGGACACCCTTCAGAACCTCGCCGACCGCGACTTCGGCGACCCACTCCATCTCCTCGTCATACCCGGCGACTGCCACCTCCTCGAAGCCGACGCCCTCGAAGCGCTCGCCGACGCCCCACGCGACCAGCTGGACGTCGCCTGA
- a CDS encoding BGTF surface domain-containing protein, whose translation MVFQGQTATFSGFDNDATVTLRENTSDDGSTYRNEYEADSTGQVEFDTSDYEGAFVLRGPNNEVGFEIVEQTLSTNLDPSTVANSGVDDTETTLEIDSNRADNFNAYVLSENLTDDELLAIFDTSTTGSSDADIDQDGDANDDDGIVVTDLTRNDNNEATLNFTDVEAGPKDISFLVTDTTASDEASVNVNAPAEGSAAFVSQALSDERGDIVTVNVSITGDTDRATVNFGGPDVRYTESATVVDDDDDGYVEFYWNTRLAGTGSSNTFQLPSGSDDQIASTSLSSQFSGSSQSLGAAEYPVNATVGGEETGVATIVINNPSNVERSITSWTAPEGKNALSPDSDDYFADHITQDSTVAIEDELVLEIQTAGIYGDLVPSASSDVVTTGPFDQINGAQLNITQTADSTPANTPSATINTSNKTALLSPSDNTLYMFVDTGTDNFSVSDRNPRQTFNVNMTFMKSWAYGNSQSSTVSQVSVIQRTGDIDGAEPNSEDPLTVSQSDSAEVTGTSSVASGTNLTVTARSSSGQNPFLRQGTATVQSDGTWTTTLDVSDIPEGTNFSVSLKDGSNTLEAVDAQIGGASDLQLASLDAPETAAPGSNITVTATVENTGDSSGETEVAYQFDGETVETQNVSVDAGSTAEVTFDYTVPDSTGDFTHGVTVGNNSAVTASITVQDDEGTTTTEPTTTEPTDEPTTTEPTDEPTTTEPTDEPTTSEPEETTTEDSGGQPGFGVAVALVALLAAALLATRRDN comes from the coding sequence GTGGTCTTCCAGGGTCAGACCGCTACGTTCAGCGGATTCGACAATGACGCGACGGTTACCCTGCGTGAGAACACGTCTGACGACGGTTCGACGTACCGCAACGAGTACGAGGCCGACAGCACTGGTCAGGTTGAGTTCGACACGTCGGACTACGAGGGCGCCTTCGTCCTCCGCGGTCCGAATAACGAGGTCGGATTCGAGATCGTCGAGCAGACGCTCTCCACCAACCTCGATCCCAGCACGGTCGCTAACTCCGGTGTCGACGACACCGAGACGACCCTCGAGATCGACTCGAACCGCGCAGACAACTTCAACGCGTACGTTCTCTCCGAGAACCTCACGGACGACGAACTGCTGGCAATCTTCGACACGTCCACCACGGGATCCAGCGATGCAGACATCGACCAGGACGGTGACGCCAACGACGACGACGGTATCGTCGTGACCGACCTCACCCGTAACGACAACAACGAAGCAACCCTCAACTTCACTGACGTGGAAGCAGGCCCCAAGGACATCTCGTTCCTTGTCACGGACACGACGGCGTCCGACGAGGCCTCCGTCAACGTCAACGCGCCTGCTGAGGGCTCCGCAGCATTCGTTTCGCAGGCACTCTCCGACGAGCGCGGTGACATCGTCACCGTCAACGTCTCGATCACTGGCGACACGGACCGGGCAACCGTCAACTTCGGTGGCCCCGACGTTCGCTACACGGAGAGCGCAACCGTCGTTGACGACGACGACGACGGCTACGTCGAGTTCTACTGGAACACGCGGCTGGCCGGTACGGGTAGCTCGAACACCTTCCAGCTCCCGTCCGGTAGCGACGACCAGATCGCTAGCACCTCGCTCAGCTCGCAGTTCAGTGGTTCGAGTCAGTCTCTCGGCGCTGCCGAGTACCCCGTGAACGCCACGGTCGGCGGTGAAGAGACTGGCGTCGCAACCATCGTCATCAACAACCCGAGTAACGTCGAGCGCTCCATCACCTCGTGGACCGCACCTGAGGGCAAGAACGCTCTCAGCCCGGACTCCGACGACTACTTCGCGGACCACATCACCCAGGATAGCACCGTCGCGATCGAGGACGAGCTCGTCCTCGAGATCCAGACGGCTGGTATCTACGGTGACCTCGTCCCCAGTGCATCGTCTGACGTTGTCACCACGGGACCGTTCGACCAGATCAACGGTGCACAGCTGAACATCACGCAGACGGCTGACTCGACGCCTGCAAACACGCCGTCCGCAACGATCAACACGAGCAACAAGACCGCGCTCCTCTCGCCCAGCGACAACACGCTGTACATGTTCGTCGACACGGGCACGGACAACTTCTCGGTCTCCGACCGCAACCCGCGCCAGACGTTCAACGTCAACATGACGTTCATGAAGTCCTGGGCGTACGGGAACAGTCAGAGCTCGACGGTCTCGCAGGTCTCCGTCATCCAGCGTACGGGTGACATCGACGGCGCAGAGCCGAACTCGGAAGACCCGCTGACCGTCTCGCAGTCCGACTCCGCGGAGGTCACGGGGACGTCCTCTGTGGCGTCCGGCACGAACCTCACGGTGACTGCCCGCTCGTCCAGCGGTCAGAACCCGTTCCTCCGCCAGGGCACGGCCACGGTCCAGTCCGACGGCACGTGGACGACCACGCTCGACGTCTCGGACATCCCTGAGGGTACCAACTTCTCGGTCAGCCTCAAGGACGGATCGAACACGCTCGAAGCCGTTGACGCCCAGATCGGCGGTGCGTCCGACCTCCAGCTCGCGTCGCTCGACGCGCCGGAGACGGCCGCCCCCGGTTCGAACATCACCGTGACCGCCACGGTCGAGAACACGGGCGACTCCTCGGGCGAGACCGAGGTCGCGTACCAGTTCGACGGTGAGACGGTCGAAACGCAGAACGTCTCCGTCGACGCTGGTTCCACGGCCGAGGTCACGTTCGACTACACGGTTCCGGACTCCACCGGTGACTTCACGCACGGTGTGACGGTCGGTAACAACTCGGCTGTTACGGCCTCCATCACGGTGCAGGACGACGAAGGCACCACGACGACGGAGCCGACGACGACGGAGCCGACGGACGAGCCGACGACGACGGAGCCGACGGACGAGCCGACGACGACGGAGCCGACGGACGAGCCGACGACGTCGGAGCCCGAGGAAACCACCACTGAAGACAGCGGTGGTCAGCCCGGCTTCGGTGTCGCCGTTGCGCTCGTCGCACTCCTCGCGGCTGCGCTCCTCGCGACCCGTCGCGACAACTAA
- a CDS encoding VOC family protein, with amino-acid sequence MTYTLDHAMMRVEDLEASMDWYATHLEYEEKGRWAADTFTNVYLGPEDQGEDAAVLELTYNHDDRSYERGDAWGHIAVRVEDVFEAYEELMDAGVEDYRDPESCGGSYAFVKDPDGHEVELVERDYGARWSLDHTMLRVEDADEAIGFWTRKFEYEHTGRWESDTFANYFLKPEDASEEAMAVELTYNYDGRTYDLGDAWGHVCVRVDDLHEAWDELMVREAEDYRDPESCDDMFAFTTDPDGHEIELLNPADAPGE; translated from the coding sequence ATGACGTACACGCTCGATCACGCGATGATGCGCGTCGAGGACCTCGAGGCGTCCATGGACTGGTACGCGACGCACCTCGAGTACGAGGAGAAGGGTCGCTGGGCGGCCGACACGTTCACGAACGTCTACCTCGGCCCCGAGGACCAGGGCGAGGACGCGGCCGTGCTCGAACTCACGTACAACCACGACGACCGCTCGTACGAGAGGGGTGACGCGTGGGGCCATATCGCAGTACGCGTCGAGGACGTGTTCGAGGCGTACGAGGAACTCATGGACGCGGGCGTCGAGGACTACCGCGACCCCGAGTCCTGCGGTGGGAGTTACGCGTTCGTGAAGGACCCGGACGGGCACGAGGTCGAGCTCGTCGAGCGCGACTACGGCGCGCGCTGGAGCCTCGATCACACGATGCTGCGCGTGGAGGACGCGGACGAGGCGATCGGGTTCTGGACGCGGAAGTTCGAGTACGAGCACACGGGCCGCTGGGAGAGCGACACGTTCGCGAACTACTTCCTGAAGCCCGAGGACGCGAGCGAGGAGGCGATGGCGGTCGAGTTGACGTACAACTACGACGGCCGCACGTACGACCTCGGCGACGCGTGGGGGCACGTGTGCGTGCGCGTAGACGACCTCCACGAGGCCTGGGACGAACTGATGGTTCGCGAGGCAGAGGACTACCGCGACCCCGAGTCCTGCGACGACATGTTCGCGTTCACCACGGACCCCGACGGCCACGAGATCGAACTCCTGAATCCCGCGGACGCACCCGGCGAGTAA
- a CDS encoding GTP-binding protein, which produces MGLEDEIDEIEEEIRNTPYNKSTEAHIGRLKAKLAEKKEKLENQSSAGGGGGYAVEKHGDASVALVGFPSVGKSTLVNALTNADSEVGSYEFTTLNVNPGMLEYNGADIQILDVPGLIEGAAGGRGGGKEVLSVVRSADLIVFVLSPFEIEQYQRLRKELYDIKIRVDQEPPNVTIRKKHKDGIRVTSAADQGLDEKTITDVLREHGYVNADVNLGEALDIDRLVDGIMDNRVYLPSITIVNKADLIDPDYKDTVFENLREHDLDPDEVTFISAEAEKGLDAFKERIWDELGLIRVYMDKPNRGVDWDEPLVVPEGSSIADALSKLGGDFEERFRFARIRGPSAKHDGQQVGDEHVLEDEDVMKLVLRK; this is translated from the coding sequence ATGGGGCTCGAAGACGAGATCGACGAGATCGAGGAGGAGATCCGGAATACGCCCTACAACAAGTCCACCGAGGCCCACATCGGTCGCCTGAAAGCGAAGCTCGCCGAGAAGAAGGAGAAGCTCGAGAACCAGTCGTCCGCCGGCGGCGGCGGCGGGTACGCCGTCGAGAAGCACGGGGACGCCAGCGTCGCCCTCGTCGGGTTCCCGAGCGTCGGCAAGTCCACGCTCGTCAACGCCCTCACGAACGCCGACAGCGAGGTCGGGTCCTACGAGTTCACGACGCTGAACGTCAACCCCGGGATGCTCGAGTACAACGGCGCCGACATCCAGATCCTCGACGTCCCCGGCCTTATCGAAGGTGCTGCGGGCGGCCGTGGCGGCGGGAAGGAGGTGCTGTCGGTCGTCCGGAGCGCCGACCTCATCGTCTTCGTCCTCTCGCCGTTCGAGATCGAGCAGTACCAGCGACTGCGCAAGGAACTGTACGACATCAAGATCCGCGTCGACCAGGAGCCCCCGAACGTCACCATCCGGAAGAAGCACAAGGACGGCATCCGCGTCACAAGCGCCGCCGACCAGGGGCTCGACGAGAAGACGATCACGGACGTCCTCCGCGAGCACGGGTACGTGAACGCGGACGTGAACCTCGGCGAGGCGCTCGACATCGACCGGCTCGTCGACGGCATCATGGACAACCGCGTCTACCTCCCCTCGATCACGATCGTCAACAAGGCCGACCTCATCGACCCCGACTACAAGGACACCGTGTTCGAGAACCTCCGCGAGCACGACCTCGATCCCGACGAAGTCACCTTCATCTCGGCGGAAGCCGAGAAGGGCCTGGACGCGTTCAAGGAACGCATCTGGGACGAACTCGGCCTCATCCGCGTCTACATGGACAAGCCCAATCGCGGCGTCGACTGGGACGAGCCGCTCGTCGTCCCCGAGGGATCGAGTATCGCCGACGCCCTCTCGAAGCTCGGCGGGGACTTCGAGGAGCGGTTCCGGTTCGCGCGCATCCGCGGGCCGAGCGCGAAGCACGACGGCCAGCAGGTCGGCGACGAGCACGTGCTCGAGGACGAGGACGTCATGAAGCTCGTCCTCCGGAAGTAG
- a CDS encoding HAD-IIB family hydrolase codes for MSGLPPLALDIDGTLTRPSGHGVDPRVFDPVRDWPEPVVLATGKAFPYPIALSDFLDVPHLVVAENGGVVVAGDDVHVHDAGARIDAIAEAFRERGGDLGWGDADLVNRWRETELAVRRDAPADLLRDLADEYDLAFVDTGYAYHVKPREVSKGKALDRVAAHLDLAPEDFVAVGDSENDVSTFERVDHSYAVANADEKAKAAATVVLDDAHADGTLAALDDIRANDA; via the coding sequence ATGAGTGGCCTTCCGCCGCTCGCCCTCGACATCGACGGGACGCTCACGCGACCGAGCGGGCACGGCGTCGACCCGCGCGTGTTCGATCCCGTCCGGGACTGGCCCGAACCCGTCGTGCTCGCCACCGGGAAGGCGTTCCCGTACCCGATCGCGCTCTCGGACTTCCTCGACGTCCCGCACCTCGTCGTCGCCGAGAACGGCGGCGTCGTCGTCGCCGGCGACGACGTCCACGTCCACGACGCCGGCGCGCGCATCGACGCCATCGCGGAGGCGTTCCGGGAACGCGGCGGCGACCTCGGCTGGGGCGACGCCGACCTCGTCAACCGCTGGCGCGAGACCGAACTCGCCGTCCGCCGGGACGCCCCCGCCGACCTCCTCCGCGACCTCGCCGACGAGTACGACCTCGCGTTCGTCGACACCGGCTACGCGTACCACGTCAAACCCCGCGAGGTCTCGAAGGGCAAGGCACTCGACCGCGTCGCCGCGCACCTCGACCTGGCACCCGAGGACTTCGTCGCCGTCGGCGACAGCGAGAACGACGTCTCGACGTTCGAACGCGTCGACCACAGTTACGCCGTCGCGAACGCCGACGAGAAGGCGAAAGCCGCCGCCACCGTCGTCCTCGACGACGCACACGCCGACGGTACGCTCGCCGCACTCGATGACATTCGAGCGAACGACGCGTAG
- the glpK gene encoding glycerol kinase GlpK, with amino-acid sequence MTDTTYVGAIDQGTTGTRFIVFDHSGQIAANAYTKHEQHYPEPGWVEHDPMEIWENTKVVVRDALDDAGIGADQLAGLGITNQRETTLLWDADTGKPVHNALVWQDRRTTDRVEALQDAGKVEAIREKTGLEADAYFSATKAEWLLDNADPIKMERTRPDDVRQRASRGDVLFGTIDTWLVWKLTGNHVTDVTNASRTMLYDIRKTEWDDDLLAEFDVPRETLPEVRPSSDDDYYGYTDADGFLDAEVPVAAALGDQQAALFGQTCFDEGDAKNTYGTGSFFLMNTGEEAVRSDHGLLTTIGFQRSGEPVQYALEGAIFATGAAIEWLEDVGFVDDPAETAELARRVDSTDGVYVVPAFTGLGAPHWDQRARGTIVGMTRGTRKEHVVKATLESIAYQTRDVAEAMEADSGIEMTTLRVDGGAVKNNYLCQLQSDIIGSEIVRPEVDETTALGAAYAAGLAVGYWDTVDELRENWQVDREFQPAMQPDEADAKYARWDDAVDRSLDWAVDDGGS; translated from the coding sequence ATGACGGACACCACCTACGTAGGCGCCATCGACCAGGGAACGACCGGGACGCGGTTCATCGTCTTCGATCACTCCGGCCAGATCGCCGCGAACGCCTACACGAAGCACGAACAGCACTACCCCGAACCCGGCTGGGTCGAGCACGACCCCATGGAGATCTGGGAGAACACCAAAGTCGTCGTCCGCGACGCGCTCGACGACGCCGGCATCGGCGCCGACCAGCTCGCCGGCCTGGGAATCACGAACCAGCGAGAGACCACGCTCCTCTGGGACGCCGACACCGGCAAACCCGTCCACAACGCCCTCGTCTGGCAGGACCGCCGCACCACCGACCGCGTCGAAGCGCTCCAGGACGCGGGCAAGGTCGAGGCGATCCGCGAGAAGACCGGGCTCGAGGCGGACGCGTACTTCTCCGCGACGAAGGCCGAATGGCTGCTGGACAACGCCGACCCCATCAAGATGGAGCGCACGCGCCCGGACGACGTCCGGCAGCGCGCGAGCCGTGGCGACGTCCTTTTCGGCACCATCGACACGTGGCTCGTCTGGAAGCTCACCGGGAACCACGTCACGGACGTCACGAACGCCTCGCGGACGATGCTGTACGACATCCGGAAGACCGAGTGGGACGACGACCTCCTCGCCGAGTTCGACGTCCCCCGGGAGACCCTCCCCGAGGTCCGCCCGTCGAGCGACGACGACTACTACGGGTACACCGACGCCGACGGCTTCCTCGACGCCGAAGTCCCCGTCGCTGCCGCGCTCGGCGACCAGCAGGCCGCGCTCTTCGGGCAGACGTGCTTCGACGAGGGCGACGCGAAGAACACGTACGGCACCGGGTCGTTCTTCCTCATGAACACCGGCGAGGAAGCCGTGCGGTCCGACCACGGTCTCCTCACCACGATCGGGTTCCAACGCTCGGGCGAGCCCGTCCAGTACGCGCTCGAGGGCGCGATCTTCGCCACGGGCGCCGCCATCGAGTGGCTCGAGGACGTCGGCTTCGTCGACGACCCCGCCGAGACCGCCGAACTCGCGCGGCGCGTCGACTCCACGGACGGCGTGTACGTCGTCCCCGCGTTCACCGGACTCGGCGCGCCACATTGGGATCAGCGCGCTCGCGGCACCATCGTCGGCATGACTCGCGGCACGCGGAAGGAACACGTCGTGAAGGCGACGCTCGAATCCATCGCGTACCAGACCCGCGACGTCGCCGAAGCGATGGAGGCCGACTCCGGGATCGAGATGACGACGCTCCGCGTCGACGGCGGCGCCGTGAAGAACAACTACCTCTGCCAGCTCCAATCGGACATCATCGGAAGCGAGATCGTACGGCCCGAGGTCGACGAGACGACCGCGCTCGGCGCCGCGTACGCCGCCGGGCTCGCCGTCGGCTACTGGGACACCGTCGACGAACTCCGCGAGAACTGGCAGGTCGACCGCGAGTTCCAGCCCGCGATGCAGCCCGACGAAGCGGACGCGAAGTACGCGCGCTGGGACGACGCCGTCGACCGCTCGCTCGACTGGGCCGTCGACGACGGCGGTAGCTGA